One Plasmodium vivax chromosome 13, whole genome shotgun sequence genomic region harbors:
- a CDS encoding hypothetical protein (encoded by transcript PVX_086260A): MSKELKSYMLKAMKEYQHYFEKTSTKNCYLEDNISLVKDLKIDEDNGYNEDIFLKIQKQFHMHDFFNLSLLFPVKFFNKNGKTLVQLISEDTTQNDLELIQAVLKNIEQNELNKLNFFNVENIIFELLDEIIRQITVECPKRGFALLM; the protein is encoded by the exons ATGAGCAAAGAGCTAAAGTCGTACATGCTGAAAGCAATGAAGGAATATCAGCACTATTTTGAAAAGACATCAACGAAAAATTGCTACTTGGAGGATAACATCAGCTTGGttaaagatttaaaaatcgACGAGGA CAACGGCTACAatgaagatatttttttgaaaatacaaaagCAGTTCCACATGCACGACTTTTTCAACCTGTCTTTGTTATTCCCGGTGAAattctttaacaaaaatggaaagacgTTAGTGCAG TTAATATCAGAAGATACCACTCAAAACGACTTGGAGTTGATACAGGCCGTGCTTAAGAATATAGAGCAGAACGAACTGAACAAATTAAACTTTTTCAAcgtagaaaatataatttttgagCTATTAG acGAAATAATAAGGCAAATAACTGTAGAGTGTCCGAAGCGCGGTTTCGCCTTGCTAATgtga